Proteins encoded together in one Miscanthus floridulus cultivar M001 chromosome 16, ASM1932011v1, whole genome shotgun sequence window:
- the LOC136513608 gene encoding nudix hydrolase 9-like isoform X2, producing the protein MAAPASASAADPGTAFKILLSCPDGLPRSRFDLSFDRIPHPDAALEESISEIWNQSLQQSPSLYSGTKFRYGGNALHYKDGSNHGHEYCGSLHLGLTDYRTFVGTNLNPSWEKFLVPSEDDSVRCQHMSDPLGNGAIVETSDEKIIVLQRSYNVVDFPGYYVFPGGHSEPQEIGIMGHQTDGDFACLTERVSQEMFDGIIREVVEETGVPASSLTDPVFIGVSRREVNVRSTAFFFTKCNIDSSGVNELYSRAQDGYESTKLYAVSVEELQGMRQRMPGCHNGGIALYESMRNAAKKS; encoded by the exons ATGGCCgcccccgcctccgcctccgccgcagaTCCGGGCACGGCGTTCAAGATACTCCTCTCCTGCCCCGACGGCCTCCCTCGCTCCCGC TTTGATCTGTCATTCGACAGGATTCCCCATCCTGATGCAGCCTTGGAGGAATCTATAAGTGAG ATATGGAACCAAAGCCTTCAGCAGAGCCCATCTCTATACAGCGGTACAAAGTTTCGG TACGGAGGAAATGCCTTGCACTACAAAGATGGCTCAAATCATGGTCATGAGTACTGTGGCTCACTTCATTTGGGTCTCACAGACTACAG GACATTTGTGGGAACAAATCTCAATCCATCGTGGGAGAAATTTTTGGTTCCATCTGAAG ATGATTCTGTACGTTGCCAACACATGTCAGATCCACTGGGCAATGGTGCTATAGTTGAAACATCTGACGAAAAGATTATTGTATTGCAAAGGAGTTACAatgtggtggactttccaggatACTATGTTTTCCCTGGAGGACACTCGGAG CCACAAGAAATTGGAATTATGGGTCATCAAACTGATGGAGACTTTGCTTGTCTCACTGAACGAGTTTCACAAGAAATGTTTGACGGAATCATCCGTGAAGTGGTTGAGGAAACTGGAGTTCCTGCTAGCTCCCTA ACCGATCCTGTGTTCATTGGAGTTTCTCGCCGAGAAGTTAATGTTAGGTCAACTGCATTCTTTTTTACAAAATGTAACATTGACTCCAGTGGCGTAAATGAGCTTTATTCTAGAGCTCAAGATGGCTATGAATCTACTAAACTGTATGCAGTATCTGTG GAAGAGCTACAAGGAATGAGGCAGCGAATGCCTGGCTGCCACAATGGTGGTATTGCTCTATATGAATCGATGAGGAATGCTGCCAAAAAATCGTGA
- the LOC136513608 gene encoding nudix hydrolase 9-like isoform X1 has translation MAAPASASAADPGTAFKILLSCPDGLPRSRVLVKFDLSFDRIPHPDAALEESISEIWNQSLQQSPSLYSGTKFRYGGNALHYKDGSNHGHEYCGSLHLGLTDYRTFVGTNLNPSWEKFLVPSEDDSVRCQHMSDPLGNGAIVETSDEKIIVLQRSYNVVDFPGYYVFPGGHSEPQEIGIMGHQTDGDFACLTERVSQEMFDGIIREVVEETGVPASSLTDPVFIGVSRREVNVRSTAFFFTKCNIDSSGVNELYSRAQDGYESTKLYAVSVEELQGMRQRMPGCHNGGIALYESMRNAAKKS, from the exons ATGGCCgcccccgcctccgcctccgccgcagaTCCGGGCACGGCGTTCAAGATACTCCTCTCCTGCCCCGACGGCCTCCCTCGCTCCCGC GTCTTGGTTAAGTTTGATCTGTCATTCGACAGGATTCCCCATCCTGATGCAGCCTTGGAGGAATCTATAAGTGAG ATATGGAACCAAAGCCTTCAGCAGAGCCCATCTCTATACAGCGGTACAAAGTTTCGG TACGGAGGAAATGCCTTGCACTACAAAGATGGCTCAAATCATGGTCATGAGTACTGTGGCTCACTTCATTTGGGTCTCACAGACTACAG GACATTTGTGGGAACAAATCTCAATCCATCGTGGGAGAAATTTTTGGTTCCATCTGAAG ATGATTCTGTACGTTGCCAACACATGTCAGATCCACTGGGCAATGGTGCTATAGTTGAAACATCTGACGAAAAGATTATTGTATTGCAAAGGAGTTACAatgtggtggactttccaggatACTATGTTTTCCCTGGAGGACACTCGGAG CCACAAGAAATTGGAATTATGGGTCATCAAACTGATGGAGACTTTGCTTGTCTCACTGAACGAGTTTCACAAGAAATGTTTGACGGAATCATCCGTGAAGTGGTTGAGGAAACTGGAGTTCCTGCTAGCTCCCTA ACCGATCCTGTGTTCATTGGAGTTTCTCGCCGAGAAGTTAATGTTAGGTCAACTGCATTCTTTTTTACAAAATGTAACATTGACTCCAGTGGCGTAAATGAGCTTTATTCTAGAGCTCAAGATGGCTATGAATCTACTAAACTGTATGCAGTATCTGTG GAAGAGCTACAAGGAATGAGGCAGCGAATGCCTGGCTGCCACAATGGTGGTATTGCTCTATATGAATCGATGAGGAATGCTGCCAAAAAATCGTGA